The DNA region CGATCCTCGGTAGGCGGCGTCTACGAGCGCGTGTAAGGAAGGGCAGCAGGAGCCAGGAAAGATTATGGTGTTGATAAAGTCGGTCGAACGTAAATAGTTCTCATATCGTTCTTCTGGTGTCGTAATAGCCTCCATAACAAGGACGCCGTCACGACACAGGACCTGTTCGACGGCCCAGAAGAATTCTACCAAATGACCGTGTCCAACAGCTTCAATCATTTCGCAGCTCAGCACACGGTCAAACATACCGCAGTTGCTCTTGCGCGCGCAAAAGGTCCGATAATCCACGACTTCGAACGTAATGAGGGACTCAATACCTTCTTCTTTGACGCGCTTTTCGGCAAGTGCTTTTTGCTCCACTGAAAGCGTTATACCAGTCACTTTGCATCCGTACTTTTTGGCGGCATGAATAGACAATCCGCCCCAACCAAAGCCAATGTCCAGGACCGTTTGTCCGGGCTGAATCTGGGCACGATCCAACAGTGTATCCAACTTACGCCACTGTGCTTCTTCGAGGGACCCGCGAAAGACGAGTCCAGAGTGCGGGCGTGGAGCAGGCACGGCATCGTAAATCGCCGACGAATACATAAGTGTCTCCTTGTCCAAGAAAGTCTTGAATAGATCGTTGGAAAGATCGTAGTGCGCGTGGATGTTTTTTAGGCTACCCCCTCGTTCGGAATTGTCCATTGTCAATTTGTAGCGAAGGTAATTGACGAAGGAACCCATCTGAGCCAATACCAATCCCGATGCGTTGGACAACGCGTTGGCGTACTTGTGCCCCCGACCCGCTCGACGAGGTATGTGTGCTTTTGCAGCATTGTCATCACGGTTCCCGATCAGCAGCAAAAAGAGACGGGTCAAGCCAATCGGATCACCCAGAGTGATGGTTGCTTCCTCGGACGCATGTTCCGGGCGAATGACAGGATGGTAGGATGACGTCTTTTCGAGAGGCTCCACAATGAAATGCCCAGCCATGTACGATCGTGCGAGACCCAGGTCGTATTCGGTCGCCAGTTTGacaaagaaccatggatcAAATACGCGAATTGTCACGTCACTAGTGTCACAGCCACACGGTGTGCCGTCGCCAAAGCTAACCACGGATCCATCGTTAAACTTCAGACGCAAGCGACCCATTTGGACGGCCTGCTTCATGAAATAAAAGGAAAGTTGTCGGCAGATTGCGACGGGCAAATCGTACGTGACACGTTGGTACAGGGCTTGCCACAAGGTCATTCGGGTGTGATTGCTCGAGAGATCCGGTGGTGGCAAGATGAGTGCATCTGGTGTACTAGGAGTCTCGTCAGTAGCCCGCGCCTCCGTCACCCACGGTAAGGGAACAGCGGACATGGCCGTGGCGACTCGAAATCCATCGCGACATCCGTCTTCGTGAAACCCGTACCCGGACCAGGCACCACAAAACCAGAGACCGTCCTTTCCCTGGAGAGCGCCGAGTTTTTCTCTGGCTTGGAGCGTCTTACTGTTGAACTGAGGGTGTGCGAGAATGACCCGCTGGTGCGTCAAGGCTGGTTCCGGCGCGTGGTGGGGATTGAGTGATACGAAAATGTCGCGGTCCGTTTCAAGATTTTGCAGCCGATTCAACCAGTAGGTCACAAAGACTGCCTTCATGCGACCGTGGATGCCTTCCAGCGTAGGCTGTGCTGGTACTGCTGTTTTTTCGTGGAATGAATCTTGGTCTTCGGGTAGTGCAGAGTGTGCAACGTTACCAAATCCCGATTCGGCACCTTCAAAGGCTTCGCCTTTTTTGCTACTGGTGGAATGGAAGGGTAGCATGTGTTGACTGCGTCCGAGACAATTCCAGGACGCCCATGCGTGACGACGTTTCGGCATGAGTGACGGATCAGAATGGACGTACACAACGTTGTCGGCGTATTCAATCTGTGCCAAAAGTTGGAGGAGAAGCTGGTGATCTTGGTGCTCCTTATTGGTGGGATTGTTGCTCACACTAGTGCTGCGTTGCAGAATGTCGTGGGCCGTGGGTGGATGACAGGCAAAGACTACTTGATCAAACACGCCGAGGGAGACTTCGGTGGCTGATCCGTGCTCGCCGTCCTCTTTCCGCAAAGTAACGAGACGGTAGGTTTGGTCCTCTAGTTTTTCCACCTTGTGAACGGGCGTGTCCAAATGGACCGCTTCGAAGCCGAGAATACTCTGTACCAGGTTGGTGTACTGCTGCGACCTTCCGGCGACCGTCTTCCACTGCGGTCGATCGAACAGTTGGAGCATTTTGTGATTGCACAAGAATCCAATGAGCTGGGCGGCGGGGAATCGCAAGACGTCCTCCATACTGGCACTCCATAGCGCCGCCATCATGGGAAATACGTAGAATTTGGCAAATTCTGTTGAATATCCGTGTTCGCGGAGATACTGTGCCGTGGTGACGTGTTTGCGgggatcgtcgtcggtgaGGAGCAGAATATTGGCGGCTTGCTGATTGAAACGGATCATGTCCTTGAGGAAACGGTAGAACGGGGGGCTAACGAGCTGTCGGCGATTCGCAAAGAGACCGTCGAGTCCGTCGGAACTCCATTCGACCGTGTCACCCCCGTCGAGGCTGACGGAAAGACTCATATCCGAGTCTTCCTGTGTCACACCCAACGTCCGGAACCACTCCACCATGTTGGGATAATTGGTTTCGTTGTACACCATAAAGCCAATATCCACGTCGACCCCGTCCACGTTGGTTGTGTAGGCGTGCCCGCCGAGACGGGATTCCGCTTCGAAGAGTTGGACGTGTGCACCGGTGTTGACGGACAAGTGCCAAGCAGCGGACAATCCCGCTACTCCGCCACCGACAATGGCGACTTTCTGGTCGGTCAAGGCGGAAGGTGCTGCGTGCTCTACCATGTTGGCCGTAGAGTGCCTGCCTTGTCTGAATGGTTACACAATCGAGAGTGACAACCGAAAGACTGGGTGTTGTTAAATACAATGGACAAGGATTGGCTGTTACAGCGAGTCCTTGAAGATGTACGAAAGGAAGCAACAACGATTCGGTCGATCGATCGAATCGATGTGTGGATGGAGGATCAGATTCCCGGATCCGTTGGTTTACTCGATGATGTGGTGGAGGCGCACCAGAAGACAGGCAAGGAGGAAATCTACCCTACGCTACGGGGCACTCTTCCCGTGTTCTCGGAAGGGTTTCGGTACTGTTTCCAAAATATAATCATACTCGAAACGCTTCCGTGACATTTACGATGAAGGAATTTTACAAGAATGTCGGAACCGAATTCCTAGttgttcgttggcaatcGTGTCTGTTTCGGGGATAGATTTCGTTTTCTCCCACACAAAATGAGTCAGAGTATGCCGTCAATTATAAGTGCAAATGTCCCGACTACTATTCTGGCTTTGTCTCTCCTCCGGGAAAAAGATCCCGTGATCGTCCGTCACAGCCACCCATGGAACAACAGATGTGTCAAGGACAGACCGAAAACCCTGCCGATGCCTATTGTTTGCCTCGTCGTCGAAGGGATCACCCCAACCAAAATCCGTCACCGACCGCAATTCTTCAGAATCCTCGGGGTTCCCCCCACGGAATCTCAAAACCACATTTTCTAGATTGACTCACACACTCACTATTCCTTCCTGCGATATCACTCGTTCCTTCTCCTTGCACTATTCCAAAAACGTACACGACACATTACTCGATTCGTTTTGGTTGTCATACCTACTTGCAGATCTTGAACGTTCCCCTTCCACACGACAATTGAACACCCACCGAAACGACTCGGTCGATCCATTGAAGGACTCGCCGTTCTGGATTGCCGATTCCGGGTACGCGAATTGGAAAGAATCCAATCTCGAGTTACGGTTCGTTCCACCACTGGCCATTTCCCCCTTGGATTGGCACTGATTCATCCCAACGTATCTACCTGTATGCATCCGAGTCACACAACACCATGAAGAAGTCACTACCAAAGACACCGTCCTCGTCCCCGTTGGCTTTTTATTCTTCCGCTCTGCAGACGCCCGACACGCCGGAGAAGCCGCAACGTTCCAAACTAGTACAAGCGACCACGACCAAAACTGCCACCGAAAGTCTCCTGTCCCGTCACAACACGACATCACGCAAATCTCTGTACGTACTGACCTCCGTTTGGCTCAGTCTGTGCGCCGGTCTCGTACTCAAGCATCAGCAACTTTTGGCCGTCTTTTTCGCCTTTTGTGCAAGCTTTGCCTGGGCAGCGATCCTTTCCACACGAACGCGGTGGACCACAAATCATCGGGCCCACGAACGCCATTTCTCCGTTGCAAAAACTGTCGATTCGTCAACCCTTACCGATTCGAATGCTTCCGCCACGTTCCACACGCAAACCAAACACTGGGTGGGATTGGCTGTATGTCTGGCCGCCCTGCTTTGCTGCTACAGTGGAAGCGCTACGATTGATCGCGACAACGCATCAAACACTCTTGGAGAGActgcaataacaacaactactactctgggatgCTCACCGGAATATTTGGCACTTTCTCTCGTCGCCGGATACTTGGCCTTTGATCACTGGTTCTCCGCGCTCTTTTGTCAACCACCGCCGCCATCCAAGCTGGCGATTGTGGAAGATGCTTGCACCCTTACCTTCGTCCTCATTGTACTCGTACTCTGGGGGCCCAATCTTCATCGACAACAGCAAGGAACAAATGTCTACGCACAGCCATCGTATCAAGCACTCATTCTCGCCTGGCTCGGCTACAAGAGTTTCCGCCTCGCCTTTTCTATGCGCGTAACGTCGACAATGGCAAGGATGGCTACGACTACCCCGAGCCAGTCCAAGACACTCGACCCATTGCTATTGTGGATGATTCACGGAAACTACTATGACCTCCACACGTATGTATCGCGGCATCCCGGTGGAAAGGAAGCTATTCTGTTGGGACGCGGTCGCGACTGCACCGCCTTGTTCGAATCCTACCATCCCTTCACTTCGCAGCACCGTCGTGTATTGGAAAAACATCGAGTGACAATTGACACCTCGTTTTGCAGCAAACAGCAAGACAGAAAAGTATCGAAACAAACAGTTTCATCCAGCGAACAAGCCAGTGACGTCTTTTACAACATGTTGTGTCAGCGCGTCGCGCACGCACTGCAATCTCAAGGAGTGGATCCGATCCGTGATCGAGGTGCCACATGGACACGCAGTATCTACTACGTCTTTCTGTTCGCCGCATTGCTAGCTAGCGGATACGCTCACTGCACGGGAAGCCTACTCGGTAGCCTTCTCTTTGGTGTGGCTGGTTGGTTTATTGGTGCTTTGGGACACGATGGCGGCCACTTTGCTGTCTCTCGCCGAGCCTGGCTCAACGATTTTTCCGTCTGGGGTATTTCCTGGTTGTGCAATCCTATCATGTGGCAACACCAGCACACGTACGCGCACCATAGTTTCACCAACGAATTTGATCACGATCCGGATTTGCACCACTTCACAACCTTTCTCCGAGTACATCGCAAGTTTCAGCAAAACTGTATTTATCGCAACCAAGCCAACTGGGTGTACGTGTTTTGGGCCTATACCTTTGTTACCTTTGGCGCATGCTTTTGGATTCCATGGGGCGTGTTGCGGGAGCAGACCTTGTACGGACTCGTCGATTGGACGGATCGGAAGCGTCCGTCACGGACGGCGGCCTTTGTGTTCCACTTGGTAACCTACTTTGGTCTCGTCATGGTGCTCCCCTTTTGGACGCACGGAACTTGGTACAAGGCGTGTTTGGGTGTCATCTTGCACATGACCACCTCGGGCTTGatctttgcctttttctcgCAAATCAATCACATCAACGAACTatcgttggacgaaaaggtcGTGAAACTGCACCGATCCACGTTGGATCCTACCGTGCGCGATTCGTGGGCCGTAGCGCAGGTGGAAGCCTCCAACAATTTTTGCACCGACTCGGCATTTTGGCATCTGTTCTCCAACGGACTTAATTTGCAAATTGAACACCATCTGTTTCCGGGAATCAACCATTGCCACTTGCATCACATCGCGCCGGTCGTCCGCGAAACCTGCAATGAGTACGGTGTGCGGTACAAGTCGTACGATAGTTGGTCCGATATAATGCGAGCAATGTTGAAGTGGCTCGACCAATTGTCGGTTGGTCTGGACTGAGCTTGAGTCGGAAAGGCTAGCAACGAATGATATCTGTTTAGAAAACGAAGCGCGGCATTTGTACTTTTTCCCCGCCCGCTGCAACGACGAGACTGTCAGGACCCAATTGTGATGGTGAAAAAACCCAGCTTATAAAGTTTAGTAGTGCACAAAGTATGAACACAGATATCTGGTAGGTGGCCCGTTCGTGTCAACAAGATCCTGTAGTTGCCTTAAAAAGCGTCTACTTTTTGTCTGGCGTGGAGGTTGTACCGGTACTGTAACAGGAATTGCCACCAGGAACATGGGTGGGCTCCAAACTGCACTTCTCCAGGCGTGGTGAGATCGGAACTCGCCGATTGCCGTTCACCGAGA from Phaeodactylum tricornutum CCAP 1055/1 chromosome 18, whole genome shotgun sequence includes:
- a CDS encoding predicted protein produces the protein MATTTPSQSKTLDPLLLWMIHGNYYDLHTYVSRHPGGKEAILLGRGRDCTALFESYHPFTSQHRRVLEKHRVTIDTSFCSKQQDRKVSKQTVSSSEQASDVFYNMLCQRVAHALQSQGVDPIRDRGATWTRSIYYVFLFAALLASGYAHCTGSLLGSLLFGVAGWFIGALGHDGGHFAVSRRAWLNDFSVWGISWLCNPIMWQHQHTYAHHSFTNEFDHDPDLHHFTTFLRVHRKFQQNCIYRNQANWVYVFWAYTFVTFGACFWIPWGVLREQTLYGLVDWTDRKRPSRTAAFVFHLVTYFGLVMVLPFWTHGTWYKACLGVILHMTTSGLIFAFFSQINHINELSLDEKVVKLHRSTLDPTVRDSWAVAQVEASNNFCTDSAFWHLFSNGLNLQIEHHLFPGINHCHLHHIAPVVRETCNEYGVRYKSYDSWSDIMRAMLKWLDQLSVGLD
- a CDS encoding predicted protein; translated protein: MVEHAAPSALTDQKVAIVGGGVAGLSAAWHLSVNTGAHVQLFEAESRLGGHAYTTNVDGVDVDIGFMVYNETNYPNMVEWFRTLGVTQEDSDMSLSVSLDGGDTVEWSSDGLDGLFANRRQLVSPPFYRFLKDMIRFNQQAANILLLTDDDPRKHVTTAQYLREHGYSTEFAKFYVFPMMAALWSASMEDVLRFPAAQLIGFLCNHKMLQLFDRPQWKTVAGRSQQYTNLVQSILGFEAVHLDTPVHKVEKLEDQTYRLVTLRKEDGEHGSATEVSLGVFDQVVFACHPPTAHDILQRSTSVSNNPTNKEHQDHQLLLQLLAQIEYADNVVYVHSDPSLMPKRRHAWASWNCIHGRMKAVFVTYWLNRLQNLETDRDIFVSLNPHHAPEPALTHQRVILAHPQFNSKTLQAREKLGALQGKDGLWFCGAWSGYGFHEDGCRDGFRVATAINHTRMTLWQALYQRVTYDLPVAICRQLSFYFMKQAVQMGRLRLKFNDGSVVSFGDGTPCGCDTSDVTIRVFDPWFFVKLATEYDLGLARSYMAGHFIEATITLGDPIGLTRLFLLLIGNRDDNAAKAHIPRRAGRGHKYANALSNASGLVLAQMGSFVNYLRYKLTMDNSERGGSLKNIHAHYDLSNDLFKTFLDKETLMYSSAIYDAVPAPRPHSGLVFRGSLEEAQWRKLDTLLDRAQIQPGQTVLDIGFGWGGLSIHAAKKYGCKVTGITLSVEQKALAEKRVKEEGIESLITFEVVDYRTFCARKSNCGMFDRVLSCEMIEAVGHGHLVEFFWAVEQVLCRDGVLVMEAITTPEERYENYLRSTDFINTIIFPGSCCPSLHALVDAAYRGSTLTLEHVDNIGLHYAQTLAEWRRRFNAEEPFVRQLGFDDVFLRAWNYYLTYCEAGFFSQTENCLILVFARPGCKALTALCETRSVVQASPFSDKEIETFVAECK